ATCTGGCAAAGCCAGACGGCACCCCCATCGGACACTACGTTCCCGGCGCGCACATTGATGTAGAAGGTCCCACTGCTGTAACTAGGCAATACTCTTTATGCGGGCGCCCAGATGGTGACAATGCCTATGTTGTAGCAGTAAAAAGAGAACCAAGCTCTCGCGGCGGATCTGAAGCTTTGCACCAGCTCAAAGTGGGAGACCGCCTCAAAATTTCGGAACCACGAAACCTCATCGAAATAGCAGAAGACGCACAGCACCATATTCTCATTGCTGGAGGTATTGGCATCACGCCAATGCACAGCATGGCCAGATACATGGATGTAAGAAACATTAGTTTTGAGCTTCATTACTTCGCATCCAGCGAAGAAGAAGCAGCTTTCTTGCCTATTCTACGAGAAAAATGTCCCGAAAAATTGCACGCCCACCTCGGGATCTCCCGCGATCAGCAAACTGAAGTGCTTAAAAAGTTGGTGTCTAATGCTCCCGATGGAAGCCACGCCTACCTGTGTGGCCCAGATGGATTCATGGATAAGGTAACTGAAATTTTATCTACAGGATTTTCCAGTGATGAAATCCATTCAGAAAACTTCCATGCCGCAGAGATCGACAACTCCGGAAACACTTCTTTCACAGTAGAACTGGAGGGTGAAGAATACGATATTCCAACTAATCGAAGCATCGTAGAAGTCCTCAACGAAAACGGTGCAGGCATAGATACCTCATGTGAAGAAGGTATCTGCGGCACCTGCATCATGACTGTCCTCGAAGGTGTCCCCGAACATCGCGACAACGTTTTAACTCCTTCAGAACGAGAAGCGAATGAAACAATGGCTGTTTGTGTATCTCGTACAAAGGAACCAAAGCTAGTACTCGATTACTTCTAGTCCAACTAATTAAACCGGGTTTCCACTCTATTTGGGAACCCGGTTTGTTGTTTCTCCTTATATATAAGGATGCCCCAGCGCGATGGCTCTATACATGCAGTACATCTTTTGGGTACAGCAGATTCCGGACTTAGCTCGATGTGGCGTGAGGATGATCCTAGCTCCTAGCAAGTAGATCTACGGGCTTTTGCTCCCGGATGAGGACATTTGCGCACTAATATGACCCAAGTCGGGAAAATGTGCCTGACGCATTTTTCGGTTAGGGCTCCGGTTTTCACAATGATGTAGGAAGAGGCGCTATTTCTGCGCTATTCAGACCCAAGTCCGGTTCTTTATATACGAAGGTGGGCTGCGTGAACATGAAGTCCACGCAGCCCACCTTCTGGGTTTTAAGACGCTTTAAATTTCCACCCCAAACCTTAAAACATCTCTAACAAAGGTACCGACACTATCAGCATCAGTCTTCGACTTAATTCGAGTGCGATGGACATCAACCGTCTTTACGCTCATTCCCAATCGTCTCCCAATGTTTTGGCTAGGAAGGCCTTCTACGACTAGTCGAAGGACCTCTTTTTCGCGAGTGGTTAACAACGCAATTTTATCCCGAACTTCAGCAGCCAAACTGTATTCAACAAACCGACGTTCAGCCGATTCAATACCAAGCTGCACTGCATCTAGGAGCCGCTGAGAATCATACGGTTTCTCTAGAAAATCCTGGGCACCAGCCTTAATCGTGTCAACAGACATCCGGATATCTCCGTGTGCTGACACGAAAATAACTACTGCATGTGGCGAAAGCTCATTGAGTTTTTCCTGGAGACGGATCCCGCTCATCGATGGCATACGAACATCTAGGATCAAGCACGCCGGCTTGGACTCATCGAATGCATCGAGTAGTTCTTGTGCACTATGGCAAATTACGCTCTCGATGCTTGCACTATCCAAAAGCCAGGCAACTGATTCGCATACTTCAGAATCATCGTCAACGATGTAAACGATGGGATCGATCTTGTCCATAGATTGAAAATCTTTCCCTACCTGTTGTTTAATCATCACGTTCATAAGCAATCATCAGTCCCACGCAGCTTCAGCTACCCAGTAGTTCATGCCAAATGCACTCACATGATGCTCCCAAGGCGTTGTCCTGCGTAGTTCGGGCTCTTCTAAACGGACGGATTCATCTGCATACTCCGGTCCATCTGCTTCCACTGTCCAGTGGACCCAGTTAACCTCACGTCCATGCTCATCATGGACAAAGAGGTCTACATGGTGCCAGCCATAATTAAAAGTGTCCTCATAGCACGTCAAGAACATGCGGTGGTGAGTAACGGGACGGGGTGGAATTGGTTTTTCTACAGTTACCATTTCATCTCCTTAAGAGTAGAAGTTGTTTGAGTATTTGAAAACGAAGGAAGTTCACGCAACAGTGGTTCCAGAAAGTTCCCCAGACGCAGTAAGGTCAGTTCATTGTGCTTATTACCAATCAGTTGAATCCCAAGCGGCAGTCCTGTGGAGGTTAAAGCTCCCGGAACAGTGACAACGGGAAGGCCTAAAAGCTGCCAGGGGCGACTTAATTCGGGAGACCCCGTGCCGTCCTCAAAACGTGGAGCTTGTCCATGCGAGGCTGGCCCAATAATTACCGAATTACCGTTGAAGAGCTTCGAAAACGCATGGTAGGAAGCTTCTTTCCTGAACAGGGCTTCGTTATATGACTGTTCGGTTACCGTGTCGCCTTCTTCAAGCAGCTGCTGCAACTGAGGACTTAGCTGCTTCTTCTTTTCTTTCAACAACGCACCAAGTGAATGTGCAGCCTCATAGCTCATGACGACTTTATGATCATCTACCAAAGATCTGACATGATCATCCCAGTTCATTCTGTGAAGATGAATGTCACGTTCAAAAAGGATGCGCTTTACAGCTCTCAGCAATTCCGACATGGCTGGGTCAAGGTTAAGAAGGCCAGAACCATCCCAGATGTAGATGTTTAGACTTTTGGGATCAACAGATTGTTCCTCTACTCTCCTTGAGAAGTGTCGGTAAATATAGTCCAAATCTTCAACGCTTCGAGCCATTAGACCAAGCGAATCCAAAGACTCACTCATGCCATGAACTCCCCTGAGGGAAGTACTTCCATGGGTTAAAACTAAGCCTGCGACGCCACAAAAAGATGCAGGTCGGGTAAGCGATCCAGCTGTCTGGGTGCCTAGAGCACACTGAATAGTCCCAGCACCGACTGCTGCTGCTGATCCGCTCGAAGATCCGCCCGGAGTATGTTCAGCGCTATAGGGATTAGTGGTTGGACCTGGGGCGAAATACCCATATTCAGTCGTGACAGTCTTTCCCTGTACTACTGCCCCCAGTTCTCGTAATCGTCGCACACAGTCAGCATCAGTGTCGTGGATTGTAGTATCCGCAGTAATTGACCCACATCTGGTAGGTAGTCCTCGTACATCGATGATGTCTTTAACTCCAAGGGAGACGCCTTGGAGGGGGCTATTAGATGCAACTGAAGAATGGGCCTCTAGTTCAGCTGAAACTTCGGTCAATTCAACCCATGCCTTTAGACGAGGCTCGTAGCGGTGAATTTCATGTCGGGATTTAAGCACCAATTCATCAACGGTCGTCTCTCCCGCGTTTATGTCGCTGACCGTTTCGGAGATTGATCGTGATCGAAAAGTTGTAACCATATGTTCTCCCTCTAAGCAATGTCCGAGACAACTGAAGCCAGCGCACTTTATGTGCAATAGACCACTTCCTCGGCACTCTGTGTTTCATGTTAAGGCGGCCAGGCGGGAGATGACAGTCGCTAGGGGTAAAGGTTTCCCCAGTACCAATGTAAGCAAGATCACCCCTACCTTGAAAACACAGGCATAAAACCACTGTCTAGACCATCCGGCCATCATCGAAAAGGAGTCATCGTGGCATTAAAAACCAAGATAGGAGCAGGGGAGCGTGAACTGACTAGCTCCCCTGCACTTACACAAGACGACAATAGAAAACGCCTTCGCAGAGCATGGGTCGTCGTTTTCCTTCTTGTCCTTTTTCAAATTATTGCTTTCGCCGATAAAGCTGTGTTGGGACTTGTTTCCACTGATGCGATGGCAGAACTCGGACTGACCCCAACACAATTTGGAATGATTGGCAGTTCTTTCTTTCTGCTCTACTCAATCGTTTCAATCGTGACAGGGGTAATCGCTTCCCGAGTTTCTGTTCATTGGATCGTTCTGACCTTGGGAATCATTTGGGCGGTAATGCAATTTCCTATGCTGCTCGGCGGTGGCGCTGCGATCCTTTTGGCTACCCGAATAATTTTGGGTGGCGCCGAGGGGCCGGCAACAGCAATGTCTCTTACTTCTGCTCACACGTGGTTCCTGCCAAAAGAGCGCGCTTTACCTTCAAGTCTTATCGCCGCTGGTTCCACAATGGGGCCCATCATCGCTGCACCAGTTCTTACACTTGTCATTACAGCCTGGGGTTGGCGTTGGGCTTTCGGTGTTTTGGGTATTGCTGGCCTTGTGTGGTGTATTTCCTGGCTTCTCTTCGGAGGCAGCGGTCCATTTTTAAATAAGAAAGATCGAAAAGCAGACACCCCTCAGTCTGTCAGCACTGTCAGTTCTGAAAAGGTATCGGTAGATGATCAGCCTAGTTTTCCAATTTGGCAAGTGCTCCTTAGTCTTTCGTTCCTCGTCGCACTTATCGGTGCTGCCTCTAACTTTTTCGTCCAAGGTTTTCTCACCACATGGCTTCCCCAATATTTAGAGACAGTAATTGGGCTCCCTTTGCCGCAAGTCGGTGCGGTTACCACCTTTCCTTGGATTATCGGAGCTGTAGTTTTGCTCATGCTGGGCGCCATTGGAGACCGAATGATGCGGCGCGGTGCGACAGCTCGAGCATCAATCGCTGCCCTTTTCGGGCTCTCCACACTGGTAGCCGGCATTTCCTTCCTGCTTGTCACGGTAACTTCAGGAACTGTTTCTGTTGCTTTCTTGGCTCTTGCAGGTGGATGCAGTCTGGTGTTTCCTATGTCCGCTACTGCAGTCAGTTACTGCGTGGGAGTCAAACAACGGCCAATCATTATGGCGACTCTTGGTGGATTAGCAGCTACTGGAGCAATCATATCGCCAACACTCGTAGGCGGCCTGATGACTAAAGCTGGCTACGTTGCACCTGCCAAGGGTGTAAGTCCTTCTCCAGAAATGGTTACTGCGATGACCGATGGTGTTCACAACGCTTTCATTATCACCGGACTTTTTCTCATCGTGGTGGCATCCTGTGCATCCTTTTCCTTCGTCCCGAACAGACAGTGAAACGCTTGCGTGCCCTTCATGAACAGAGTTCTTCCGCTAATTAACGTCTCATAGGAGTTTTAACATGAGTACTAATACCTCTACCCCGCAAAAATTTGATCCTAAGACATTTAGAAATGTCATGGGCCATTATCCAACTGGAGTGGCAATTGTTACCGGCCGCGCCAACAATGGAGATCTACTTGCAATGGTCGTGGGAACATTTTCTTCTGTTTCACTCGATCCACCGTTGGTGTCATTTATGCCGATGAAGTCCTCTAAGACTTTCGCTCGTATGCGTGAATGCAGCTCTTTATGCATCAATATTGTTGGTGGCGAACAAGAAGAAGAGATGCTGGGTATTGCTCGACGATGGGAAAACAAACTCGATGGAGTCGACTGGTACATGTCCCCTTCCGGCGATCCAGTACTGAAAAATGCCATCGCATGGATCGATACGTCAATCAGCAGCATCATCGAAGCGGGAGATCATTGGATCACCCTTTGTGAAGTCCACGATATGGAAATCACCAACCCCGTGTCACCGCTACTGTTTTTCCAAGGCGGCTACGGCAGTTTCGTAGGAACTTCTCTCATCGCTCGTCTTAGCCACGAGATTCTGCCGGCTATTCACGCAGCGCACAGTGCTGGAAATTCACTTGACACTCTTGCACAAACAATCGGCTGCGAGGTGTCCGTGTTCGCCGCGGTTAGTGAGGATGAGTTCGCCACGGTGTTTCACGCTTTGGCTCCGGGTGCTACAGAGGAACAAAGCTTCGCTTCCCGTCTTCCGATTGTTCCTCCCATCGGAGATACGTACATGTTTAACAAATCAGCTGAGGTCCAAGAAAGATGGTTCCGCAAACTTAATGATCCCTCCGAGGAAATCCTTGAAACACACCGGAAACGCCTTAACTTAGTTAAAGAAAACATGTATCTGATTGCGCATCTACCTGACGAAGGCAGTTCCGCATACGAACAGATGGTGAAGGCATCCAAAGAATACAAGAACGCACGGCTTACACCTGCGGATGAAAGAGCAATCCATCAGCTCATTGGATCTACCACTGTTGATTACAAGCAACGAGAGTTGCTGGACGATAAACGCTACAACATTGGCTCGATCGTCTTCCCAGTCAAAGACCCTAATGGCGATTTCACAATGACTCTTCGTATTGGGCAACTTCCTCAAAATGTTCGGGGTTCCACAGTTACCCATTGGATCGATCTGTGTAGAGAAATCGTCAAAGAAATTGAAAGGACAAATTCATGAGCAACATTGAAAACTTAGTTTCCCGCATTGAGGTTCTAGAGGCCGAGGCAGCGATCCGCAGGATCCAAGCACGCTACATGATGTTGTGTGACACTCCTTGCCCAGTTTTTCCAGCTGTTACTGACCAAGAAAGAATTGAACTGGTCCTTGAGCTGTATACCGACGATGCCGTTTGGGAAGGCGTGGGTGAGTACTACGATAACCAATTCGGTCGCGCCGAAGGCAAAGACGAAATTCGAGCTCACTTTAATAGGTTTTGGAATGCTGACCAAGATCCAAAGCGAATTCTCAATGCCCATTACCTAACCTCTGAACAGATCTTCGTAGATGGCGATACTGCGGAAGGCACTTGGATCCATATGCAACCTTGGCTTTATGCAGATGGCACCGCACTTTTGCGATCAAGCAGACTGTTTAATGCGTTTCGTAAAGAAGGCGATGCCTGGTTGATCACACGCACTCGAACCGAGAATGTGTTTGTCGCGGACCTACCTAACAATTTCGCGCAGAGCTACCCCACCACATCGGTTTTGTTTAAGTAACGACATACAGAAGTACATTTCAGAGCAGTCGCGGCTACCCCCTCGACTGCTCTTTTCTTGCGCTTCCAAAACCACCTTCTTACTGCGCAAATAGATCAAACCTCCCCAGCTTTGAACTAAGGGAATTCCCTATATAGCACCACCCCCTAGGCGCATAACATGACATATCACACACCTTGATAATTGTTGAGGTGGTTATCACAGGAGAATGCCATGTTAAAGAAAACCATGAAAAGTCTCCCGACTTTACTTACTTTTTCACTGCTGCTCACGGGGTGTGCTGTCTCGACCAATGACAACTCTGATGACACAGTGACAATCTCTGTCGCTAGTGGATTTGCCCGCAACCATTCAAACAACGATGGGTTGTGGATGTTCGTCGACAAGCTTGAAGAAAACGCCCCGTGGATCAACATTGACTTTAAGGGCGGCCCTGAAGTCATGGCTTCCAATCTTTTGATTGAAGGTGTAGCCGCCGGAGTCTTTGACATTGGGGTACTGCCGGGCGATTACTACGTTGATCAGATTCCAGCTATGGAGCTAGCCCGGTTTACGCCATACACGCCAATGGAGGAGCGCGAAAACGGAGTACTTGAAACTTATGATGAGATTCACCGAGATCAGCTGGGTATTACCTATCTAGGTCGTGCAGTTGCTGGGATGCCACAGGTGATTCTTTCCCGCCGTGAAATTACTGATCTTGATCTCCACGGAGACTCATATCGTACTTCCTCTGCGACGTCTAACATGGTGATCACGCTCGGCGGAGTTCCCGTGGATTTGCCTGGTAATGAGGTATATACCGCATTGGAACGCAATGTGGTTTCGGGAGCAACCTGGGCATCTGTTGGCCCGTCAAGCTTAGGTCTTGAGGGTGTTGTTTCATATGATGTTGCACCGCGATTCTACGAATCGGTGGCCAATATCGTGATGAATGAGCGTTCGTGGGATCAGCTAGACCAGCGAACCCAGGACGCCCTCGTAGACACCATCGCTGAGGTCGAACCGGATATTTTCGCCCACTATCTATCCAAAACTATCGAGGAAACCGAGCAGTGGCATGCCGCGGGAGTTCAAGAAGCACGACTTTCTGAAGATGATTCCCGTACGCTGCTGGAACTTGCATACGTAGACGCGTGGGAAGACTTAGATTGGGATCGCATTTTATCTACGTCGCCAGCTGCTGCGCGCTTAAGGGATGCCTATGACACCAACGATAGCGAGCTGACTTTCGATCGTGTCCCTGGCGGTTCTTTCATCTCTGATACCACCGATCTCGTGGAGGAACTCAAATGACAAACAATCAAGATGACATCTCTGCTGAATCAGGTTTGGAGAATCTCCCGGATTCAGCGAACGAGACCACTACCCTTTCAACGAGATTGTGGTGGCCGGAAAAATCCCTTGAATTGGTGGCTGGAATTCTGCTCATCATTCTCACTTTGTTTGTCACAGTGACGGTATTGATGAGATATTCCGGACATGGAGTTTTGGGAGCAGTAGAAATATCTGCATTATCCATGGTCATTATCACAGCTCTGGTTGTTCCAGCAGCGACGGCATCTGATGACAACTTCAAGGTTGAAATCGTCGACATGCTCAACCGACCAAAGTGGGTTTATGCAGCAGCAGTCTTGGGTGCGGTTGTCCAATTAATTGTTAGCCTCTTTCTTACTTTCAGTTCCTTAGAGCTTCTTATCTATGACTGGAATACCAAAACCACGATGGCCGGAGAACTTTCACTCCCCCGCTATTGGCTGTCACTCATCGTCTTCATCGCGTTTGCCGTCTTGCTACACGCAGCAACCGTGTTTCTTATTCGCCTTGTGAAAACGAGGAAGACGGAATCCACCGCAGACCTCGCTGATCTAGCCAACACCGAAAAGGATTAAAACCATGGAATGGTATATTTTCCTGCCAATTTACATTCTGGCGCTCATCGCCGTGCTGCTGCTCAGGATTCCTGTGGCATTCGGCATTTTTGGTGTAGGCATTGTGTCCACACTGCTGATATTTGGGGACATCGAGACAACTTCACGCCTGATTAGTCTGAGTGTCTTAAGCTCTGTCAATAGTTTTACTTTTACCGCAATTCCACTGTTTATCCTCATGGGTGAAGTACTCTTCCGTTCGCGCATCGCTCAAGATGCCATTGTGGAAATTTCCAAAATGCTTCATCGAGTACCTGGGCGACTTCCCATGGTTGCCGTGGCCGGTGGTAGTGCGTTCGGGTTGCTTTCCGGATCCTCTCTAGCCAATACTGCTTTGCTTAGCCGTACGTTGCTTCCCCAGATGAAGAAAGCTGGATACAGTACTCAGCTTTCTGCTGGTTCAATTCTTGCAGCTGGTGGTCTTGCTATGGTTTTCCCACCCAGCGCTCTTGCCATTCTTTGGGGTGGCGTGGCCAACGTATCTATCGGCCCATTGTTGATTGCTGGCATTGTTCCGGGCGTCATGATGGCTATCGGCTACGTCATTCTCATTTTGTGGCACAGCAAGAGAAAGGGTGATCCAGGTGCTGCGACTTCTGAAGAAAAACGCCCAGTAACTGACACTCTTCGTGGTATTGCAAAGAACCTCCTTCTTCCTGGAATTCTAGCTTTAGCAGTGCTCATCATTATTTTCGCTGGTATTGCAACACCGACGGAAGCAGCTGCTTTTGGAGCTGTCGCAGCAATTATTCTTGCTTTTGCAGCTGGACGTTTTAGTTTTCGTGATCTCCTCAACGCAGGCATGAGTAGCGTGCGTATCACCGGAACCATCTTCATCCTTGTCATGGCATCGACTCTTTATGCCCAGGTCATGGCTTATATGGGTGCTACCACTGGCCTTGTTGCATGGGTTTCTTCCAGCATTGCTAATGGAGCAATCATGTTGTTCTTGATTGTGTTTCTCTTAGTACTGTTGAGTTGCTTCATTGACCAGGCATCCATCATGTTGATCACGGCCCCGCTGTTGATGCCCATTGCGTTGCAATTTGGTTGGGATCCGGTGTGGTTCTCAATCATCGTATTGGTTACGTTGCAGATCGGTAATATTTCGCCACCGTTTGGAATGAGTTTGTTTGTCATGAAGTCCACCGCACCGTGGATTCCAATGTTGACTCTTTATCGGGCCGCTATACCTTGGATCATCTCGGATTTCACAGTAATTTTGATCCTCTGTGTTTTCCCATCCATTGTTCTTTTCTTGCCACAATTAATGGCTTGATTCCGAGCATAAAAAAATTGCCCCTGCACTCATGCGGGGGCAATTTTTTGTGTGTTTAGCGCTTGAGCTTGCGGTAGTCGAAGACCTGGTCAACGATGCCGTACTCTACTGCTTCTTCAGCGGTGAGGATCTTATCGCGGTCGGTGTCGATGCGGATCTGCTCTGCGGTCTTGCCAGTGTGCTCTGCCAGAGTGGTTTCCATCAGGCGGCGCATGCGCTCGATCTCTGCGGCCTGGATCTCCAGGTCAGAAACTTGGCCCTGGGTGCCTTGGGTTGCTGGCTGGTGGATCAGCACGCGGGAGTTCGGAAGAACTGCACGCTTACCTGGTGCACCTGCTGCAAGAAGAACAGCAGCAGCAGAGGCAGCCTGGCCGAGGCAGACGGTTTGGACGTCGGGGCGGACGTACTGCA
Above is a genomic segment from Corynebacterium suranareeae containing:
- a CDS encoding PDR/VanB family oxidoreductase, translating into MSMNEVIVTDIVHETPTIISIYLAKPDGTPIGHYVPGAHIDVEGPTAVTRQYSLCGRPDGDNAYVVAVKREPSSRGGSEALHQLKVGDRLKISEPRNLIEIAEDAQHHILIAGGIGITPMHSMARYMDVRNISFELHYFASSEEEAAFLPILREKCPEKLHAHLGISRDQQTEVLKKLVSNAPDGSHAYLCGPDGFMDKVTEILSTGFSSDEIHSENFHAAEIDNSGNTSFTVELEGEEYDIPTNRSIVEVLNENGAGIDTSCEEGICGTCIMTVLEGVPEHRDNVLTPSEREANETMAVCVSRTKEPKLVLDYF
- a CDS encoding response regulator transcription factor; the encoded protein is MDKIDPIVYIVDDDSEVCESVAWLLDSASIESVICHSAQELLDAFDESKPACLILDVRMPSMSGIRLQEKLNELSPHAVVIFVSAHGDIRMSVDTIKAGAQDFLEKPYDSQRLLDAVQLGIESAERRFVEYSLAAEVRDKIALLTTREKEVLRLVVEGLPSQNIGRRLGMSVKTVDVHRTRIKSKTDADSVGTFVRDVLRFGVEI
- a CDS encoding amidase; the protein is MVTTFRSRSISETVSDINAGETTVDELVLKSRHEIHRYEPRLKAWVELTEVSAELEAHSSVASNSPLQGVSLGVKDIIDVRGLPTRCGSITADTTIHDTDADCVRRLRELGAVVQGKTVTTEYGYFAPGPTTNPYSAEHTPGGSSSGSAAAVGAGTIQCALGTQTAGSLTRPASFCGVAGLVLTHGSTSLRGVHGMSESLDSLGLMARSVEDLDYIYRHFSRRVEEQSVDPKSLNIYIWDGSGLLNLDPAMSELLRAVKRILFERDIHLHRMNWDDHVRSLVDDHKVVMSYEAAHSLGALLKEKKKQLSPQLQQLLEEGDTVTEQSYNEALFRKEASYHAFSKLFNGNSVIIGPASHGQAPRFEDGTGSPELSRPWQLLGLPVVTVPGALTSTGLPLGIQLIGNKHNELTLLRLGNFLEPLLRELPSFSNTQTTSTLKEMKW
- a CDS encoding flavin reductase family protein, which encodes MSTNTSTPQKFDPKTFRNVMGHYPTGVAIVTGRANNGDLLAMVVGTFSSVSLDPPLVSFMPMKSSKTFARMRECSSLCINIVGGEQEEEMLGIARRWENKLDGVDWYMSPSGDPVLKNAIAWIDTSISSIIEAGDHWITLCEVHDMEITNPVSPLLFFQGGYGSFVGTSLIARLSHEILPAIHAAHSAGNSLDTLAQTIGCEVSVFAAVSEDEFATVFHALAPGATEEQSFASRLPIVPPIGDTYMFNKSAEVQERWFRKLNDPSEEILETHRKRLNLVKENMYLIAHLPDEGSSAYEQMVKASKEYKNARLTPADERAIHQLIGSTTVDYKQRELLDDKRYNIGSIVFPVKDPNGDFTMTLRIGQLPQNVRGSTVTHWIDLCREIVKEIERTNS
- a CDS encoding nuclear transport factor 2 family protein — its product is MSNIENLVSRIEVLEAEAAIRRIQARYMMLCDTPCPVFPAVTDQERIELVLELYTDDAVWEGVGEYYDNQFGRAEGKDEIRAHFNRFWNADQDPKRILNAHYLTSEQIFVDGDTAEGTWIHMQPWLYADGTALLRSSRLFNAFRKEGDAWLITRTRTENVFVADLPNNFAQSYPTTSVLFK
- the dctP gene encoding TRAP transporter substrate-binding protein DctP, which gives rise to MLKKTMKSLPTLLTFSLLLTGCAVSTNDNSDDTVTISVASGFARNHSNNDGLWMFVDKLEENAPWINIDFKGGPEVMASNLLIEGVAAGVFDIGVLPGDYYVDQIPAMELARFTPYTPMEERENGVLETYDEIHRDQLGITYLGRAVAGMPQVILSRREITDLDLHGDSYRTSSATSNMVITLGGVPVDLPGNEVYTALERNVVSGATWASVGPSSLGLEGVVSYDVAPRFYESVANIVMNERSWDQLDQRTQDALVDTIAEVEPDIFAHYLSKTIEETEQWHAAGVQEARLSEDDSRTLLELAYVDAWEDLDWDRILSTSPAAARLRDAYDTNDSELTFDRVPGGSFISDTTDLVEELK
- a CDS encoding TRAP transporter small permease — translated: MTNNQDDISAESGLENLPDSANETTTLSTRLWWPEKSLELVAGILLIILTLFVTVTVLMRYSGHGVLGAVEISALSMVIITALVVPAATASDDNFKVEIVDMLNRPKWVYAAAVLGAVVQLIVSLFLTFSSLELLIYDWNTKTTMAGELSLPRYWLSLIVFIAFAVLLHAATVFLIRLVKTRKTESTADLADLANTEKD
- a CDS encoding TRAP transporter large permease subunit codes for the protein MEWYIFLPIYILALIAVLLLRIPVAFGIFGVGIVSTLLIFGDIETTSRLISLSVLSSVNSFTFTAIPLFILMGEVLFRSRIAQDAIVEISKMLHRVPGRLPMVAVAGGSAFGLLSGSSLANTALLSRTLLPQMKKAGYSTQLSAGSILAAGGLAMVFPPSALAILWGGVANVSIGPLLIAGIVPGVMMAIGYVILILWHSKRKGDPGAATSEEKRPVTDTLRGIAKNLLLPGILALAVLIIIFAGIATPTEAAAFGAVAAIILAFAAGRFSFRDLLNAGMSSVRITGTIFILVMASTLYAQVMAYMGATTGLVAWVSSSIANGAIMLFLIVFLLVLLSCFIDQASIMLITAPLLMPIALQFGWDPVWFSIIVLVTLQIGNISPPFGMSLFVMKSTAPWIPMLTLYRAAIPWIISDFTVILILCVFPSIVLFLPQLMA
- a CDS encoding ATP-dependent Clp protease proteolytic subunit; the encoded protein is MSNGFQMPTSRYVLPSFIEQSAYGTKETNPYAKLFEERIIFLGTQVDDTSANDIMAQLLVLEGMDPDRDITLYINSPGGSFTALMAIYDTMQYVRPDVQTVCLGQAASAAAVLLAAGAPGKRAVLPNSRVLIHQPATQGTQGQVSDLEIQAAEIERMRRLMETTLAEHTGKTAEQIRIDTDRDKILTAEEAVEYGIVDQVFDYRKLKR